One part of the bacterium genome encodes these proteins:
- a CDS encoding NAD-dependent epimerase/dehydratase family protein, with protein MSHLVFVTGASGRIGGYVTRALIDAGHRVRVLLFPEDNAPAGVEVIRGRLPHLPDGALDGCDTVIHLAAVLTGTLDRTFHAANVLGTRAVADAALAAGARLIYSSSVSVYGLKDDGLPFRTGDTPHPRCAYGRSKLAGESEVNRVPGSAILRITMVVGTRDRNSGKLRRIAKLGVFPVSPYRFSAIAADDLARCFVHLVEHPEIAGTFTVSDGAFYSFDSLATHFERETGKRLLRIPGWPLGKMGLVAKLLGRPNGPLHFTHDRHAEPNFPPGFEPAARAFAFAPDAGAGGRINRKRR; from the coding sequence ATGAGCCATCTCGTCTTCGTCACCGGCGCCTCCGGGCGCATCGGCGGATACGTCACGCGGGCCCTGATCGACGCGGGACATCGCGTGCGTGTGCTGCTGTTTCCGGAGGACAATGCGCCCGCCGGGGTCGAGGTCATCCGGGGCCGCCTGCCCCACCTGCCAGACGGCGCGCTCGACGGCTGCGACACCGTTATCCACCTCGCGGCGGTGCTGACCGGCACGCTCGACCGCACCTTTCATGCCGCGAACGTGCTCGGGACGCGCGCCGTGGCCGACGCCGCGTTGGCGGCGGGCGCGCGGCTCATCTACTCCTCGAGCGTGTCGGTTTACGGGCTCAAGGACGACGGCTTGCCGTTTCGCACCGGCGACACGCCGCACCCGCGCTGCGCGTACGGGCGAAGCAAGCTCGCCGGCGAATCCGAGGTGAATCGCGTGCCGGGCTCGGCGATCCTGCGCATCACGATGGTCGTCGGCACGCGCGACCGCAACTCCGGCAAGCTGCGGCGCATCGCGAAACTCGGCGTGTTTCCCGTGTCGCCGTACCGATTCTCCGCGATCGCGGCGGACGATCTGGCGCGCTGCTTTGTGCACCTGGTCGAGCATCCCGAAATCGCCGGAACCTTCACCGTGAGCGATGGCGCGTTCTACTCGTTCGACAGCCTCGCGACGCATTTCGAGCGCGAAACGGGAAAGCGGCTCCTGCGCATCCCCGGCTGGCCGCTTGGCAAAATGGGACTTGTCGCAAAGCTCCTTGGCCGGCCAAACGGCCCCCTTCACTTCACGCACGACCGCCACGCCGAACCGAATTTCCCGCCGGGATTCGAGCCGGCGGCGCGGGCCTTCGCGTTTGCGCCCGAC
- a CDS encoding ferritin: MYLSMAAYCTRENLPGCASWMTAQAHEEFGHMMKIYNYVLERGGAVTLSAIEAPPAKWAGPARLFEDVLKHERAVSKMIDKLVDLAIKEKDHATNNFLQWFVSEQVEEEATADMVLQKFKMVQDAPSGLYLIDRELAQRGQRAPFAPSSGPAAT; the protein is encoded by the coding sequence ATGTACCTGTCGATGGCCGCGTATTGCACGCGCGAGAACCTGCCCGGATGCGCGTCGTGGATGACCGCGCAGGCCCACGAAGAGTTCGGGCACATGATGAAAATCTACAACTACGTTCTCGAACGCGGCGGCGCGGTGACCCTTTCCGCCATCGAGGCGCCGCCGGCGAAGTGGGCGGGACCCGCCAGGCTGTTCGAGGACGTGCTCAAGCACGAGCGCGCGGTGAGCAAGATGATCGACAAGCTCGTCGATCTCGCCATCAAGGAAAAGGACCACGCGACAAACAACTTCTTGCAGTGGTTTGTCTCCGAGCAGGTCGAGGAAGAGGCGACCGCGGACATGGTCCTGCAAAAATTCAAGATGGTGCAGGACGCGCCGAGCGGACTGTATCTGATCGACCGCGAACTCGCCCAGCGCGGCCAACGCGCGCCCTTTGCGCCGTCGTCCGGCCCGGCGGCGACCTGA
- a CDS encoding tetratricopeptide repeat protein yields the protein MSSKSNIIEALEVAVVVLPVVIANPAATISVLGVLVGFKLAERLTESMAKRFAGSEERFADILQKSLSPTTKEITAESVEFSKDGINEIASEMGDIAKPGASERLRAEFVKRLILRSLSEQVAVDIANALVASFAAALAKILDGDAKAAAFLGDIQHQETKKLAEEIIDAINVVLAELGEIRGGVEEIRATGKRRSPLPLQPPYEEFPEGANPRLALVPMYGVVRFHGRDALIDELLDWCRSDAKLGLRVFHGPGGRGKTRLFRELCRRVATKDPDWHAGFFIEGSELDLDSFDDVRSALVVVDYADAKLSDVEHLGTVISRLRAKGYGGRIRVVLLARDAGTHGDWWENVRIGSWAPHIDSIGQCQAEEVSPLAPTPELQRDAYRHARIHFAKAFGGDTDVEEPDFERLHDENPYVSDRAQDALTLHILALNAVLGIAPASFNESIDRLLEHEYRYWKKLAGEPLWNRYGLQVFRLAKAFATLAVPPSQPRQPEILLRLKSFAETGKDSVAIARTIHERGMARLTPIEPDLVGERLIGSILKDKSSEAHIELLDATLSHDETRFSALTVLSRISELSGPVAYAIVPWLPERSIALTFFSADVTERAVKFARSTRPGDKINIARYVNVLGVRRSNLGQRLEALTAAEEAVVHFRDHAATNGDAFFSDLASALNNISVNYSDLGEREKALSVTDEAVTIYRKLAEKDRDVFLPRLAVVLSNLGNRYNDLGKTNQALVTMEESEGLFRELSKKNRDEFLPDLAMVLNNLGTILSGINRHVKALKVTEEAVEYYRILVKKNRDAFLPGLASALPNLCARYGHLDQLIEALKVADEAVEIYSDLARRNNDAYIVNLAQSRNNRAATLHRLDRNGEAVIAARQAVETLREPFLKFPQALKIKMKRYLSNYSNSTKLAGIEPDAELVGPIAEALMKLEEERGE from the coding sequence ATGAGTTCCAAATCAAATATTATCGAAGCGCTTGAAGTCGCGGTTGTTGTGCTGCCTGTCGTGATTGCCAACCCGGCGGCAACGATTTCCGTGCTTGGCGTACTTGTCGGCTTTAAGCTTGCCGAACGGCTTACGGAATCGATGGCGAAGCGATTTGCGGGCAGTGAGGAGCGTTTCGCCGATATCCTGCAAAAGTCATTGTCTCCGACGACCAAAGAAATCACGGCGGAAAGCGTCGAATTTTCGAAGGACGGAATCAACGAAATCGCCTCCGAAATGGGCGATATCGCAAAGCCCGGAGCAAGCGAACGGCTCCGCGCGGAATTTGTCAAAAGGCTCATCCTTCGTTCCTTGTCCGAGCAAGTCGCCGTTGATATCGCGAACGCTCTTGTCGCCTCGTTTGCCGCCGCTCTCGCGAAGATTTTGGATGGCGACGCAAAAGCCGCCGCTTTTCTTGGCGACATCCAACATCAAGAGACAAAGAAACTCGCCGAAGAAATCATCGATGCGATCAATGTGGTTCTCGCCGAGTTGGGGGAAATCAGGGGCGGCGTCGAGGAGATTCGCGCTACGGGAAAACGACGCAGCCCGCTACCCCTACAGCCGCCATACGAAGAATTTCCCGAAGGCGCGAACCCGCGCCTGGCTCTCGTTCCGATGTACGGCGTCGTGCGGTTTCACGGCCGCGACGCATTGATCGACGAATTACTCGACTGGTGCCGAAGCGACGCAAAACTCGGCCTTCGCGTCTTTCACGGCCCCGGCGGCCGAGGGAAGACGCGCCTGTTTCGCGAGTTGTGCCGCAGGGTCGCAACGAAAGATCCTGACTGGCACGCGGGCTTTTTCATCGAAGGGTCAGAGTTAGACCTCGATTCGTTTGACGACGTGCGTTCCGCACTCGTCGTTGTCGACTATGCCGATGCCAAGTTGTCGGATGTCGAACATCTCGGCACGGTCATTTCCAGGCTGCGCGCCAAAGGCTACGGCGGCCGCATTCGCGTCGTGCTGCTCGCGCGAGATGCGGGAACACACGGCGACTGGTGGGAAAATGTCCGCATCGGATCATGGGCGCCGCATATCGATTCCATCGGTCAATGTCAGGCTGAAGAAGTTTCGCCGCTCGCGCCCACGCCGGAACTGCAGCGCGACGCTTATCGTCACGCACGCATACATTTCGCGAAAGCGTTCGGTGGCGACACCGACGTTGAGGAACCCGATTTTGAGAGGCTCCACGACGAAAACCCGTACGTCTCGGATCGCGCGCAAGACGCCCTGACGCTGCACATTCTTGCCCTGAACGCCGTGCTCGGTATCGCCCCGGCGTCTTTCAACGAGAGTATCGACCGCCTACTGGAGCACGAGTATCGCTATTGGAAAAAGCTCGCGGGCGAACCGCTATGGAACCGATACGGACTGCAAGTCTTCAGACTCGCCAAGGCGTTTGCGACGCTGGCGGTTCCACCGTCGCAACCGCGCCAGCCGGAAATTCTGCTTCGACTGAAATCATTCGCGGAGACTGGAAAAGATTCGGTAGCCATAGCGCGGACAATCCACGAGCGCGGAATGGCGCGGCTAACACCCATCGAACCGGACCTCGTGGGCGAACGGCTAATCGGCAGTATTTTGAAGGACAAGAGTTCCGAAGCGCACATAGAATTGCTTGACGCGACGCTCAGTCATGACGAAACGCGATTCAGTGCTTTGACGGTACTTAGCCGAATAAGCGAATTGTCTGGACCGGTCGCATATGCAATCGTCCCGTGGCTTCCCGAACGATCTATCGCTCTAACTTTTTTTTCCGCAGACGTAACGGAACGCGCCGTTAAATTTGCCCGTTCGACTCGCCCGGGCGACAAAATCAACATCGCTCGTTATGTAAACGTCCTTGGCGTCCGCCGCAGCAATCTCGGCCAGCGCCTAGAAGCGCTTACTGCAGCAGAAGAAGCTGTCGTGCACTTCCGTGACCATGCGGCGACGAACGGCGACGCGTTTTTTTCCGATCTGGCTAGTGCGTTGAACAACATCAGCGTGAATTATAGTGATCTCGGCGAGCGCGAGAAAGCTCTATCGGTTACCGATGAGGCTGTGACTATTTACCGCAAGTTAGCGGAGAAGGACCGCGATGTCTTTCTGCCTAGGCTGGCAGTGGTTCTTAGCAATTTGGGCAATCGATACAACGATCTAGGTAAGACAAATCAGGCACTGGTTACGATGGAGGAATCGGAAGGCTTGTTTCGTGAATTATCTAAAAAAAACAGGGACGAATTCTTACCCGATCTGGCAATGGTACTCAACAATCTTGGCACGATTCTTTCCGGCATTAATCGACACGTGAAGGCGCTCAAAGTGACGGAGGAAGCTGTTGAATATTACCGTATCCTTGTAAAAAAGAACCGCGACGCGTTTCTGCCAGGCCTTGCCAGTGCGCTCCCTAATCTTTGTGCCCGATACGGACATTTGGATCAACTAATAGAGGCACTTAAGGTCGCGGACGAAGCGGTCGAAATTTACTCCGATCTCGCTCGGAGAAACAACGATGCTTATATTGTAAATCTCGCACAGTCGCGAAATAATAGAGCCGCCACACTGCACAGGCTTGACCGGAACGGTGAGGCAGTTATAGCAGCGCGACAAGCGGTCGAGACGCTGCGCGAGCCATTCCTTAAATTCCCGCAAGCCCTTAAAATCAAGATGAAGCGTTATCTTTCAAACTATTCAAATTCGACGAAATTGGCGGGTATCGAGCCGGATGCGGAGTTGGTGGGGCCGATTGCGGAGGCGTTGATGAAGTTGGAGGAGGAGCGCGGGGAGTAG